Proteins encoded by one window of Actinocorallia herbida:
- a CDS encoding Trm112 family protein, whose amino-acid sequence MKIDAWLLEILACPNCRGALRAEEGALVCTGECGSIYPVTDEGVPVLLVDEARAPRA is encoded by the coding sequence GTGAAGATCGACGCGTGGCTCCTGGAGATCCTCGCCTGCCCCAACTGCCGCGGCGCGCTGCGCGCCGAGGAAGGCGCGCTCGTCTGCACCGGGGAGTGCGGCAGCATCTACCCCGTGACGGATGAGGGCGTCCCCGTGCTGCTGGTCGACGAGGCGCGGGCCCCCCGGGCATGA
- a CDS encoding phosphomannomutase/phosphoglucomutase: MGDLAKIFKAYDVRGVVPDEFDEEIAEATGAAFIRVTGAARIVTAHDMRASSVPLAAAFARGAAAQGADVVEAGLGSTDLLYYASGSLGLPGVMFTASHNPAKYNGMKMCLSGARPIGQDTGLREIRDLVAAGVPAQDGPVGKVEQRDLLAGYAEHLKTLVDLSGIRPLKVVVDAGNGMGGHTVPAVFDGLPLEVVPLYFELDGTFPNHEANPIEPANLRDLQAAVLAHGADLGLAFDGDADRCFAVDERGEIVSPSAITALVAERELAKYPGASIVHNLITSAAVPEIIAENGGKPVRTRVGHSFIKQTMAEVGAVFGGEHSAHFYFRDFWFADSGMLAALHVLAALGEQDGTLSSLLASYDRYIASGEINSEVADQAAAVARVRAVFTARDGVTVDELDGTTFTGDGWWFNLRASNTEPLLRLNAEAGDGQTMAAIRDEVLSIVRTEEAK, from the coding sequence GTGGGCGATCTCGCCAAGATCTTCAAGGCCTATGACGTGCGGGGCGTCGTTCCCGACGAGTTCGACGAGGAGATCGCCGAGGCGACCGGCGCCGCGTTCATACGGGTGACCGGAGCCGCCCGGATCGTCACCGCGCACGACATGCGCGCTTCCTCGGTCCCGCTGGCCGCGGCCTTCGCGCGCGGTGCGGCAGCGCAGGGCGCCGACGTGGTGGAGGCGGGGCTCGGCTCGACCGACCTGCTGTACTACGCCAGCGGCAGCCTGGGCCTGCCCGGTGTCATGTTCACCGCGAGTCACAATCCGGCCAAGTACAACGGCATGAAGATGTGTCTTTCCGGCGCCCGCCCGATCGGCCAGGACACGGGTCTGCGGGAGATCCGCGATCTCGTCGCCGCGGGCGTCCCCGCGCAGGACGGCCCGGTCGGCAAGGTCGAGCAGCGCGATCTGCTCGCCGGGTACGCCGAGCACCTCAAGACCCTGGTCGACCTTTCCGGCATCCGCCCGCTCAAGGTCGTCGTGGACGCCGGCAACGGCATGGGCGGCCACACCGTCCCCGCGGTGTTCGACGGCCTTCCGCTGGAGGTCGTCCCGCTGTACTTCGAGCTGGACGGCACCTTCCCCAACCACGAGGCCAACCCGATCGAGCCGGCGAACCTCCGCGACCTCCAGGCCGCGGTCCTCGCCCATGGCGCCGATCTGGGCCTGGCCTTCGACGGCGACGCGGACCGCTGCTTCGCCGTCGACGAGCGGGGCGAGATCGTCTCCCCGTCGGCGATCACCGCGCTGGTGGCCGAGCGCGAGCTCGCGAAGTACCCGGGCGCGTCGATCGTGCACAACCTGATCACCTCGGCGGCCGTGCCGGAGATCATCGCCGAGAACGGCGGGAAGCCGGTGCGCACCCGCGTCGGTCACTCGTTCATCAAGCAGACCATGGCCGAGGTCGGCGCCGTCTTCGGCGGGGAGCACTCCGCCCACTTCTACTTCCGCGACTTCTGGTTCGCCGACTCGGGGATGCTCGCCGCCCTGCACGTGCTCGCCGCGCTCGGCGAGCAGGACGGAACGCTCTCCTCCCTGCTGGCGTCCTACGACCGGTATATCGCCTCGGGGGAGATCAACAGCGAGGTCGCCGACCAGGCGGCGGCGGTGGCCCGGGTGCGCGCGGTGTTCACCGCCCGCGACGGCGTCACCGTCGACGAACTCGACGGCACCACGTTCACGGGCGACGGATGGTGGTTCAACCTCCGCGCGTCCAACACCGAACCGCTGCTCCGACTCAACGCCGAGGCGGGAGACGGGCAGACCATGGCGGCGATCCGGGACGAGGTCCTGTCGATCGTCCGCACCGAGGAGGCAAAGTGA
- a CDS encoding DUF3499 domain-containing protein, which produces MSPVRICSRTACKASAVFTLTYVYRDSTAVLGPLAAYVEPHCYDLCAEHADRLTAPMGWELLRLPAEEASDQPTSDDLEALADAVREAARPVSPGTEPVGQGTEVGRRGHLRVLRSDQQS; this is translated from the coding sequence GTGAGCCCCGTCCGCATCTGCTCCCGCACAGCGTGCAAAGCGTCAGCTGTGTTCACGCTCACGTACGTCTACCGCGATTCCACCGCGGTCCTGGGTCCGCTAGCCGCGTACGTCGAGCCGCACTGCTATGACCTGTGCGCCGAACACGCCGACCGGCTGACCGCGCCCATGGGCTGGGAACTGCTCCGGCTGCCCGCCGAGGAAGCCTCCGACCAGCCCACCAGCGACGACCTCGAGGCCCTCGCCGACGCCGTCCGCGAGGCCGCCCGCCCCGTGAGCCCCGGCACCGAGCCCGTGGGCCAGGGCACCGAAGTAGGCCGCCGAGGCCACCTCCGCGTCCTCCGCTCCGACCAGCAATCCTGA
- a CDS encoding metallopeptidase family protein: MRRVRRRDRHGRGLRGPLAPPEVPISLTRAEKFDDLVREEVQRVVAPWREQLAGVEFAVEDIPPAEPGATQVPLGETRTVAGVPRVIVFRRPMEARAGKDGKGERELVRLIHDVVVDEVAQLLGLDPDDVDEPEED; encoded by the coding sequence GTGAGGAGAGTCAGGCGGCGTGACCGGCATGGCCGGGGGCTTCGTGGTCCGCTGGCCCCGCCTGAGGTGCCGATCTCCCTCACCCGTGCGGAGAAGTTCGATGACCTCGTCCGCGAAGAGGTACAGCGGGTCGTCGCGCCGTGGCGGGAGCAGCTCGCCGGGGTCGAGTTCGCGGTCGAGGACATTCCGCCCGCGGAGCCGGGCGCCACGCAGGTGCCCCTGGGCGAGACCCGCACCGTCGCCGGCGTGCCCCGCGTCATCGTCTTCCGCCGCCCCATGGAGGCCCGTGCGGGCAAGGACGGCAAGGGCGAACGTGAACTCGTCAGGCTGATCCACGACGTCGTCGTGGACGAGGTGGCGCAGCTCCTGGGCCTGGACCCGGACGACGTGGACGAGCCGGAAGAGGACTGA
- a CDS encoding DUF5719 family protein — translation MSRARKRTSPLSGALGRFKPAARDAGAAESPWASPAVEAQPGPGAEAEAEGGRDGSDPSAQVPEPRAERTSRRRLRPGTPARGLPRRRRPGSGAQRTGASGAGALTQGALGKVVDVATVVAGNRYGVAALILVAVSALYGAAALTRPGEPSELRGASVPVEAALVACPAAEQAARLSLVSGGEGEGTASVTALDGKAVAEVPAASALFTGEVKRGTALAVRADGGVAAGLEAAQTVVGKRGISSVPCTAPATEHWFVTPGPGAGGLELHVTNVDDVPATIDLDAVSDDGSLDTTDGKALDVPAHGTRVIKIGETLDGLGMIASDVRVLTLRVTATSGRVAAAVRADAGSKGADWATATAEPATRVIVPGVPGGGGRRTLYVGVPGGQDAQVKIRALTADGAFAPEGQDVLDVPARTVIPLDLEAALGGRPAAIELTSTRRIVAGFAAIGADLALGGAGTPLDGGTSALGAAPAPARGTGAQKAREAASLVLTAPGKAATVRVVPLTDSGAGTATEVEIPAGRTVEIPLDAPAVRVIPLPGSGPVYGTRIITTRTGQREQVATIRTLAAAPLTVTLPPVSDSLTSVVP, via the coding sequence GTGAGCCGGGCCAGGAAGCGCACGTCGCCCTTGTCGGGCGCCCTCGGCAGGTTCAAGCCCGCCGCGCGGGATGCCGGGGCCGCGGAGAGTCCCTGGGCGTCCCCTGCGGTGGAGGCACAGCCGGGACCCGGTGCGGAGGCCGAAGCCGAAGGCGGCCGGGACGGATCGGACCCGAGCGCCCAGGTGCCCGAGCCGCGCGCGGAGAGGACCTCGCGCCGGAGGCTCCGGCCGGGTACGCCCGCGCGGGGGCTGCCGCGCCGGCGGCGGCCGGGGAGCGGCGCGCAGCGGACGGGCGCTTCGGGCGCGGGTGCGCTGACCCAGGGCGCGCTCGGCAAGGTCGTGGACGTGGCGACGGTCGTCGCGGGCAACCGCTACGGGGTGGCAGCCCTGATCCTCGTCGCGGTCTCGGCCTTGTACGGCGCCGCCGCGCTCACCCGTCCGGGGGAGCCTTCCGAGCTCCGGGGCGCCTCCGTGCCCGTCGAGGCGGCTCTCGTGGCGTGCCCGGCGGCCGAGCAGGCGGCCCGGCTTTCCCTGGTCTCGGGCGGCGAAGGCGAAGGCACGGCCTCGGTGACCGCGCTCGACGGCAAGGCGGTGGCCGAGGTGCCCGCCGCGTCCGCGCTGTTCACCGGCGAGGTCAAGCGCGGGACCGCCCTGGCGGTCCGGGCCGACGGCGGGGTCGCGGCAGGCCTCGAGGCCGCCCAGACCGTCGTGGGCAAGCGCGGCATCTCCTCGGTGCCCTGCACCGCGCCCGCCACCGAGCACTGGTTCGTCACCCCCGGCCCCGGCGCGGGCGGGCTCGAACTGCACGTCACCAACGTCGACGACGTGCCCGCGACGATCGACCTCGACGCGGTCTCGGACGACGGGTCCCTCGACACCACCGACGGCAAGGCCCTGGACGTGCCCGCGCACGGCACCCGGGTGATCAAGATCGGCGAGACCCTCGACGGACTCGGCATGATCGCCTCCGACGTCCGGGTGCTCACGCTGCGGGTGACCGCCACCAGCGGGCGGGTCGCCGCGGCGGTCCGCGCGGACGCCGGGTCCAAGGGCGCCGACTGGGCCACCGCCACGGCCGAGCCCGCCACCCGGGTGATCGTGCCCGGCGTGCCGGGCGGCGGCGGCAGGCGGACGCTCTACGTGGGCGTGCCCGGAGGCCAGGACGCCCAGGTCAAGATCCGCGCGCTCACCGCGGACGGCGCGTTCGCCCCCGAAGGGCAGGACGTCCTCGACGTCCCCGCGCGAACGGTGATCCCGCTCGACCTGGAGGCCGCGCTCGGCGGCCGCCCCGCCGCGATCGAGCTGACCTCCACCCGCCGGATCGTCGCCGGGTTCGCCGCGATCGGAGCCGACCTCGCGCTCGGCGGAGCGGGCACCCCCCTGGACGGCGGCACGTCCGCCCTGGGGGCCGCGCCGGCCCCCGCGCGCGGTACTGGCGCCCAGAAGGCACGGGAAGCCGCCTCGCTCGTTCTCACGGCCCCCGGCAAGGCCGCCACGGTCCGCGTGGTCCCCCTGACGGACTCGGGCGCGGGCACCGCCACCGAGGTCGAGATCCCCGCAGGTCGCACCGTGGAGATCCCCCTGGACGCCCCCGCGGTCCGCGTGATCCCGCTCCCGGGATCCGGCCCGGTCTACGGCACCAGGATCATCACCACCAGAACCGGCCAGCGCGAACAGGTCGCCACGATCCGCACCCTCGCCGCCGCCCCGCTGACCGTCACCCTCCCGCCGGTCTCGGACTCCCTGACCTCGGTGGTCCCCTAG
- a CDS encoding glycosyltransferase family 2 protein, whose amino-acid sequence MAPGLDRHVVTAVLVMHDGARWLPDTLKALLSQTRRIQRLVIADTGSTDTGPAIVAGVVGPGNLLTLDRDVPFAAAVAAALETPAADMAVETEDAVEWLWILHDDSTPAPSALENLLRHVDSDPNVGLAGPKLRDWDDRRLLLELGVALDGQGRRFTGVDRGEFDQGQHDGVHDVMGVSSAGMLVRRDVWRHTGGLDPRFGLFRDDVDFGWRVQAAGHRVVAVSDALVYHAEAAARGVRPTPIAPRRLDRRNAMWALLANLPARQAAGSFLRLLFGSLLRIALLALAKKPMALRDELDALRDVVSSPRVLRALRAGRTEGRARVYRSVRRFQPQWVTLRRIAERLGSLIAPTEYGLDAVEAEEERIPLRERGFGVVRRVLAHPSAVVLLVLSCVAFLAERSLLASGGRLGGGALVPAWGSTGDLWAAYLAGWHPVGLGSADASPPYLAFLAGLSVLTFGQPSLAVMALLVGCVPLAGLTAYLAAKRLIPTSLPAGKRTARLLRRSRVPASAIRVWAAIAYAVLPVATGAIAAGRVGTCVVYVLLPLIGLLGARVLREPSGRVDARQARRAAWGLALLLTVAMAFVPLTWLLLLILGGLSYLGSKVVSGIDLAIGLVVPPLLLLPTTLQLFTHPSRFLLEAGLHRPELVDEGLTGLSILTLDPGGPGTDLGWATAGLLALAVAALPLRSRRTAVMGGWMLILFGFLAAIAVSAIVVTEAPGEGAPGWPGVPLAFATGGLILAACAGLQRSVELVSTGTWKYRFAAAAAVLIAVSTPALAALAWIGIGVDGPVGKAAGQSLPAFVTAVNGETRARTLVLSHDGGADLSYALMRGPSPELGDEALQPEAKAAGHLERLVAHLAAGQGTEGLNRFGVQFLYLHFTGDKRPESGDRLMRRLDGLPGLTRLSRSDDFAVWRLTEPGARLMLMADGGGITPLRSGEVAARVEIPAGEAGRKVVLAEPTGGWTATMGGKAAPAVTVDGWAAGWEVPESGGTFVLERSERLWTAWVAVQGVALLLVIVLALPGGETPIRGRRRGRRAAAAVEADGLRDGEENAGEGAGEDDGSATRSGSAESVVSAAAAPSAESLGSDQ is encoded by the coding sequence GTGGCGCCTGGACTCGACCGGCATGTGGTCACCGCGGTGCTCGTCATGCACGATGGCGCGCGCTGGCTGCCCGACACCCTGAAGGCCCTGCTCAGCCAGACCCGGCGGATCCAGCGGCTGGTCATCGCCGACACCGGCAGTACCGACACCGGGCCCGCGATCGTCGCGGGCGTCGTCGGTCCCGGCAACCTCCTCACCCTCGACCGGGACGTCCCGTTCGCGGCCGCCGTCGCCGCCGCGCTGGAGACCCCCGCGGCCGACATGGCGGTGGAGACCGAGGACGCCGTCGAGTGGCTGTGGATCCTGCACGACGACTCCACCCCCGCGCCCAGCGCGCTGGAGAACCTGCTCCGGCACGTCGACTCCGACCCCAACGTCGGCCTCGCCGGCCCCAAACTGCGTGACTGGGACGACCGCCGCCTCCTCCTCGAACTCGGCGTCGCCCTCGACGGCCAGGGCCGCCGCTTCACCGGCGTGGACCGCGGCGAGTTCGACCAGGGCCAGCACGACGGCGTCCACGACGTCATGGGGGTCAGCTCCGCGGGCATGCTGGTGCGCCGCGACGTGTGGCGCCACACCGGCGGCCTCGACCCCCGCTTCGGCCTGTTCCGCGACGACGTCGACTTCGGCTGGCGGGTGCAGGCGGCGGGCCACCGGGTCGTCGCCGTCAGCGACGCGCTGGTCTACCACGCCGAGGCCGCGGCCCGCGGTGTGCGGCCCACGCCCATCGCGCCCCGCCGCCTCGACCGGCGCAACGCCATGTGGGCGCTGCTCGCCAATCTTCCCGCCCGGCAGGCCGCCGGGTCCTTCCTGCGGCTGCTGTTCGGCTCGCTGCTGCGGATCGCCCTGCTGGCGCTGGCCAAGAAGCCGATGGCCCTGCGCGACGAACTCGACGCGCTGCGCGACGTGGTGTCCTCGCCGAGGGTGCTGCGCGCCTTGCGCGCGGGCCGCACCGAAGGCAGGGCGCGCGTCTACCGGTCGGTCCGCAGGTTCCAGCCCCAGTGGGTGACGCTGCGCAGGATCGCCGAACGCCTCGGCTCGCTCATCGCGCCGACCGAGTACGGCCTCGACGCGGTGGAGGCCGAGGAGGAGCGCATCCCGCTGCGGGAGCGGGGATTCGGCGTGGTGCGCCGGGTGCTCGCCCATCCCAGCGCGGTCGTCCTGCTCGTCCTCTCCTGTGTCGCCTTCCTCGCCGAACGCTCGCTGCTCGCCTCGGGGGGACGGCTGGGCGGAGGCGCCCTCGTTCCCGCGTGGGGGAGCACGGGCGACCTGTGGGCGGCGTACCTGGCGGGATGGCATCCGGTCGGCTTGGGGTCCGCCGACGCGTCGCCGCCTTACCTCGCCTTCTTGGCGGGGCTCTCGGTGCTCACCTTCGGGCAGCCGTCCTTGGCCGTCATGGCCCTGCTCGTCGGCTGTGTGCCGCTCGCCGGACTGACCGCCTACCTCGCCGCGAAACGGCTCATCCCGACCAGCCTGCCCGCCGGGAAGCGGACCGCCCGCCTCCTGCGGCGCAGCCGGGTCCCGGCCAGCGCCATCCGGGTGTGGGCGGCGATCGCCTACGCGGTGCTGCCCGTCGCCACCGGGGCGATCGCGGCGGGCCGGGTCGGCACCTGTGTCGTCTACGTGCTGCTGCCGCTCATCGGGCTGCTCGGCGCGCGGGTGCTGCGCGAGCCGAGCGGCCGGGTCGACGCCCGGCAGGCGCGCCGCGCCGCCTGGGGCCTCGCGCTGCTGCTGACCGTAGCCATGGCGTTCGTGCCCTTGACGTGGCTGCTGCTGCTCATCCTCGGCGGGCTGTCCTACCTGGGCTCCAAGGTCGTCAGCGGCATCGACCTGGCCATCGGGCTCGTGGTCCCGCCGCTGCTGCTCCTGCCCACGACGCTCCAGCTCTTCACCCACCCGTCGCGGTTCCTGCTGGAGGCCGGGCTGCACCGGCCGGAACTCGTCGACGAGGGGCTGACCGGCCTGTCCATCCTCACCCTCGACCCGGGCGGCCCCGGCACCGACCTCGGCTGGGCGACCGCCGGGCTGCTGGCCCTCGCCGTCGCGGCGCTGCCGCTGCGCAGCCGCCGCACCGCGGTCATGGGCGGCTGGATGCTCATCCTCTTCGGCTTCCTCGCCGCGATCGCGGTGTCCGCGATCGTGGTCACCGAGGCGCCCGGCGAAGGCGCGCCGGGCTGGCCCGGCGTGCCGCTGGCGTTCGCCACAGGCGGCCTCATCCTCGCCGCCTGCGCGGGGCTCCAGCGCTCGGTCGAGCTGGTGTCCACCGGCACCTGGAAGTACCGCTTCGCCGCGGCGGCGGCGGTCCTCATCGCGGTCTCCACGCCCGCGCTCGCCGCGCTCGCCTGGATCGGGATCGGCGTCGACGGGCCCGTCGGCAAGGCGGCCGGGCAGTCTCTGCCCGCGTTCGTCACCGCGGTGAACGGGGAGACCCGCGCAAGGACCCTCGTGCTCTCCCACGACGGAGGCGCCGACCTTTCTTACGCCCTGATGCGCGGGCCGTCCCCCGAGCTCGGGGACGAGGCTCTCCAGCCGGAGGCGAAGGCGGCCGGCCACCTTGAGCGGCTGGTGGCGCACCTCGCCGCGGGCCAGGGGACCGAGGGGCTGAACCGTTTCGGCGTGCAGTTCCTCTACCTGCACTTCACCGGGGACAAGCGCCCGGAGAGCGGCGACCGGCTGATGCGGCGGCTGGACGGCCTGCCGGGCCTCACCCGGCTGAGCCGCAGCGACGACTTCGCCGTCTGGCGGCTCACCGAACCGGGCGCCCGGCTGATGCTCATGGCCGACGGCGGCGGGATCACCCCGCTGCGGTCCGGCGAGGTGGCCGCCCGGGTCGAGATCCCCGCCGGAGAGGCGGGCCGCAAGGTGGTGCTCGCCGAGCCCACCGGAGGCTGGACCGCGACCATGGGCGGGAAGGCGGCCCCGGCCGTCACCGTCGATGGGTGGGCCGCGGGGTGGGAGGTGCCGGAGAGCGGCGGGACGTTCGTGCTGGAGCGGAGCGAAAGGCTGTGGACGGCCTGGGTGGCCGTCCAGGGCGTCGCGCTCCTTCTCGTCATCGTGCTCGCGCTGCCCGGTGGCGAGACCCCGATCCGGGGACGGCGCCGAGGCCGCCGCGCGGCGGCCGCCGTGGAGGCGGACGGCCTCCGGGACGGCGAGGAGAACGCCGGGGAGGGCGCCGGGGAGGACGACGGGTCCGCGACGCGGTCCGGGTCGGCGGAGTCCGTCGTGTCGGCCGCGGCCGCCCCGTCCGCCGAGTCCTTGGGGAGCGATCAGTGA
- a CDS encoding WhiB family transcriptional regulator, producing the protein MGEIVIPLAHGTDEGEESGWQERALCAQTDPEAFFPEKGGSTREAKKVCRACEVRAECLEYALQHDERFGIWGGLSERERRKLKRAAV; encoded by the coding sequence GTGGGCGAGATCGTGATCCCGCTGGCGCACGGCACAGATGAAGGTGAGGAGTCGGGCTGGCAGGAGCGCGCCCTGTGCGCTCAGACCGATCCGGAAGCGTTCTTTCCGGAGAAGGGCGGCTCGACCCGCGAGGCCAAGAAGGTGTGCCGGGCTTGCGAGGTGCGTGCGGAATGTCTGGAGTACGCGCTCCAGCACGACGAGCGATTCGGGATCTGGGGGGGCCTGTCGGAACGTGAGCGGCGCAAACTCAAGCGCGCCGCCGTCTGA
- the cofD gene encoding 2-phospho-L-lactate transferase has translation MKIVVLAGGIGGARFLRGLKAAAPDAEVTVIGNTGDDIHLFGLKVCPDLDTVMYTLGGGINEEQGWGRADEAFKVKEELAAYGVEPTWFGLGDRDFATHIVRTQMLDAGYPLSQVTEALCDRWQPGVRLIPMTDDRVETHVVIDDERGKRAIHFQEWWVKMRASSPALAITPVGADEAKPAPGVLKAIEEADFVLLPPSNPVVSIGTILSIPGIRDALKAKTVVGVSPIIGGAPVRGMADACLSAIGVETSAAAVAGFYGPALLSGWLVATEDGPHFTSPGLEDIAVRARPLLMSDPEATRALAAAAVDLAVELSGESA, from the coding sequence GTGAAAATCGTGGTTCTGGCCGGAGGGATAGGCGGGGCGCGCTTCCTGCGCGGACTCAAGGCGGCGGCTCCGGACGCCGAGGTGACGGTCATCGGGAACACCGGTGACGATATCCACCTGTTCGGGCTGAAAGTCTGTCCCGATCTGGACACCGTCATGTACACCCTCGGCGGTGGCATCAACGAGGAGCAGGGCTGGGGCCGTGCCGACGAGGCGTTCAAGGTGAAGGAAGAACTCGCCGCTTATGGCGTCGAACCCACCTGGTTCGGGCTCGGCGACCGGGACTTCGCCACGCACATCGTGCGCACCCAGATGCTGGACGCCGGGTACCCCCTGTCCCAGGTCACCGAGGCGCTCTGCGACCGCTGGCAGCCGGGCGTCCGGCTGATCCCGATGACCGACGACCGGGTCGAGACCCATGTCGTCATCGACGATGAACGGGGCAAACGGGCCATCCATTTCCAGGAGTGGTGGGTGAAGATGCGCGCTTCCTCCCCCGCGTTGGCGATCACCCCCGTGGGCGCCGACGAGGCGAAGCCCGCCCCCGGCGTCCTCAAGGCGATCGAGGAGGCCGACTTCGTGCTGCTCCCGCCGTCCAACCCCGTGGTGAGCATCGGGACGATCCTCTCCATCCCCGGCATCAGAGACGCGCTCAAGGCGAAGACCGTCGTCGGGGTCTCCCCGATCATCGGCGGGGCGCCCGTGCGCGGCATGGCCGACGCCTGCCTGAGCGCGATCGGCGTGGAGACCTCGGCCGCCGCGGTCGCCGGCTTCTACGGGCCCGCGCTGCTGAGCGGTTGGCTGGTCGCCACCGAGGACGGCCCGCACTTCACGTCGCCGGGCCTGGAGGACATCGCCGTACGGGCCAGGCCGCTGCTGATGTCCGACCCCGAGGCGACCCGGGCGCTCGCCGCCGCCGCGGTGGACCTCGCCGTCGAACTGTCCGGGGAGAGCGCGTGA
- a CDS encoding coenzyme F420-0:L-glutamate ligase, with amino-acid sequence MSIEITGVPGLPEVKPGDDLAALITAALPDLRDGDVLVVTSKIVSKAEGRIVKADDREAAIDAEAVRVVARRGRTRIVETRQGLVMAAAGVDASNTAPGTVLLLPEDPDASARALRAALPKRVAVLISDTFGRPWRAGQTDVAIGAAGLEPLDDFRGRTDPHGNLLEATVTAIADEIAAAAELAKGKLDGVPVAVVRGLSHLVTDADGPGASAIVRGAADDLFRFGGAELLHARRTIREFTDEPVDGEKVRRAVSAALTAPAPHHTTPWRFVLLESPEIRAKLLDAMRDAWRADLEADRFTEQSITKRLSRGDVLRRAPYLVIPCLDTEAGQHAYPDARRGAAEREMFLVSTGAAVQNLLVGLTAENLASCWVSSTMFCRPTVREVLDLPDSWDPMGTVAVGHAAAPPRDRPVRLPDAFLEVR; translated from the coding sequence GTGAGCATCGAGATCACCGGGGTCCCCGGCCTGCCCGAGGTGAAGCCCGGCGACGACCTCGCCGCGCTCATCACCGCGGCCCTGCCCGACCTGCGCGACGGCGACGTCCTCGTCGTCACCTCCAAGATCGTCAGCAAGGCCGAGGGCCGGATCGTCAAGGCCGACGACCGGGAGGCGGCCATCGACGCCGAGGCCGTCCGCGTCGTCGCCCGCCGGGGCCGCACCCGCATCGTGGAGACCAGGCAGGGGCTCGTCATGGCCGCGGCGGGGGTCGACGCCTCCAACACCGCGCCCGGCACCGTGCTCCTCCTTCCGGAAGACCCCGACGCCTCGGCCCGCGCCCTGCGCGCGGCGCTCCCCAAGCGCGTCGCCGTCCTCATCTCCGACACCTTCGGCCGCCCCTGGCGGGCCGGGCAGACCGACGTCGCGATCGGCGCCGCGGGCCTGGAGCCGCTCGACGACTTCCGCGGCCGCACCGACCCGCACGGCAACCTCCTCGAGGCGACCGTCACCGCGATCGCCGACGAGATCGCCGCCGCCGCGGAACTGGCCAAGGGCAAGCTCGACGGGGTGCCCGTCGCGGTGGTCCGGGGCCTTTCGCACCTCGTCACCGACGCCGACGGGCCCGGCGCGAGCGCGATCGTGCGCGGCGCCGCGGACGACCTGTTCCGCTTCGGCGGTGCGGAACTCCTGCACGCCCGCCGGACGATCCGGGAGTTCACCGACGAACCCGTCGACGGCGAGAAGGTGCGCCGCGCGGTCTCGGCGGCGCTCACCGCGCCCGCACCCCACCACACGACGCCGTGGCGGTTCGTGCTCTTGGAGTCGCCGGAGATCCGGGCGAAGCTGCTGGACGCCATGCGCGACGCCTGGCGGGCCGACCTGGAGGCCGACCGCTTCACCGAGCAGTCGATCACCAAGCGGCTCTCCCGCGGAGACGTCCTGCGCCGCGCCCCCTACCTGGTCATCCCCTGCCTGGACACCGAAGCCGGCCAGCACGCCTACCCGGACGCGCGCCGGGGCGCCGCGGAACGCGAGATGTTCCTGGTCTCGACGGGCGCGGCCGTCCAGAACCTCCTGGTCGGCCTGACCGCCGAGAACCTCGCCTCCTGCTGGGTCTCCAGCACGATGTTCTGCCGCCCGACCGTCCGCGAGGTGCTCGACCTCCCGGACTCCTGGGACCCCATGGGCACGGTCGCCGTCGGGCACGCCGCCGCCCCGCCCCGGGACCGCCCGGTGCGCCTCCCCGACGCCTTCCTCGAGGTCCGCTGA
- a CDS encoding SHOCT domain-containing protein translates to MIRAGRPGLLGTVARTAVISGTATAVSGRVQRRQARRDYEQQAQQQPVRQQADPAQQVPAPDRIEQLQQLADLQAQGVLTPEEFAAEKARILGS, encoded by the coding sequence ATGATCAGAGCAGGACGGCCAGGGCTGTTGGGCACCGTGGCGAGGACCGCGGTCATCAGCGGCACCGCGACGGCGGTCTCCGGCCGCGTCCAGCGCAGACAGGCCCGCCGGGATTACGAGCAGCAGGCCCAGCAGCAGCCCGTGCGGCAGCAGGCCGACCCCGCTCAGCAGGTGCCCGCCCCGGACCGGATCGAGCAGCTCCAGCAGCTCGCCGACCTCCAGGCCCAAGGGGTGCTGACCCCCGAGGAGTTCGCCGCGGAGAAGGCGCGCATCCTCGGCTCCTGA
- a CDS encoding DUF6325 family protein — MREELTAESMGPVDVAVILFRGSRFNGDVAPSLLELQESGTIRIIDLAFVSRAADGSVIATEVSESEFAARFGGLTTEQLDLLSDGDLDQVGAGLEPGDSALVVVWEHTWARRLSDAVRGSRGEVVSLERIPREVVATALAALSDA, encoded by the coding sequence ATGCGTGAGGAGCTGACGGCGGAGTCCATGGGGCCCGTCGATGTGGCGGTGATCCTCTTCCGGGGGAGCCGCTTCAACGGGGACGTCGCGCCCTCGCTCCTGGAACTCCAGGAGTCGGGCACGATCCGGATCATCGACCTGGCCTTCGTGTCCCGGGCCGCCGACGGCTCGGTCATCGCGACCGAGGTCAGCGAGTCGGAGTTCGCGGCGCGGTTCGGCGGGCTGACGACCGAGCAGCTCGACCTGCTCAGCGACGGGGACCTCGACCAGGTGGGGGCCGGGCTCGAACCCGGGGACTCGGCGCTGGTGGTGGTCTGGGAGCACACGTGGGCGCGGAGGCTGTCGGACGCGGTGCGCGGCTCGCGGGGCGAGGTCGTCTCGCTGGAGCGCATCCCGCGCGAGGTGGTGGCCACCGCGCTGGCCGCGCTCAGCGACGCCTGA